The following nucleotide sequence is from Staphylococcus chromogenes.
ATAGCTATAAAGAAGTATTTTTAACATCATCTTGGGATGATAAGAAGAGGGGCCCCTATGATTGTAATAGTCATTGAATTCTGCGTCAGGGATGGACTCAACAAGATGATTAATAATAGTAGAAACATCATTTTCTGGAAATGTAATTTCCGTTTCAATTGGTAGTGTTAGTTGAGACATGTTATAATTTTTATACATATAAAGTTCCTCCGTATCATTTTGTTTGTGGTTATTCATTATTATACGCGAGGACTTTATTTTTTTGGAATAATATATAAAGGGAATCGTTTAAGTAAAAATGATTTTACCTAATCGATTCTCTTTTTGGGCTAGGAATTATGTCCCAGCCCCTTTTCCATTTAAGTAAATAAAGAGAATGAGAGAACAACAATAAAATGAATGACCGCTAAAACGGCAGACCACTTTTTAGAAAGGTGACACGTAGAATGTAAAATCACGCCGAATAACCAAGCCGTCAAAATATTTTGGATGTTAATCGCTGCAAGTTGCGGTTGCCCTGGTGAAAAGATATTCAAAGAGGCGATATTGATATCAGGTAATTTTAAGCCGAACATCCATTGAATCAGTAGGGCCACAATAGCCACCACAGATAAAATAACAAGCATGAGTAACGTGGACGCCCAAATACTTTTAACGGACACATCAGATTTTGCGATTTTAGCAATGATTAACACAATCACAAAATAAATGAGCCAGTTAAAAAAATTACCAAAAGGCACACCAATGCCGGTTAATATAGGCATTATAGTCGTCATGCCATCAATTTGTTCTTGTGGGAGCCCTTGTTCTTTAAAAGTGGCCGTGAAATCTGTGACAAAGGGTGTAAGAATCCCTGCGATGATAGATAACACAATTAATAAAAGAAGGTTTCGAAGTAGTTTCGGATGATGGCGCTTTTTTTCAAACGCATCGATATGTAATAAGTTGCTATGATTCATAGTTTGTCATTCCTCCTAATCATGTAAATCTTACTTTATATAAACGATACGATAAAATAATTAATTAATCAACGTCAGTTTTAAAGGGGAGCATTGTTAATCAAATTAAAATTATCGTAAAAAATTCTACAATTAGGTTTCGCATGATTGAAAAATCATATAAACTTAAAATAAATAAAGTTGTGTTGTTAGAAAAAAACATCTACGACTAGTTTTAAAGATTATTAAGTGAGGAGAGAACGTTTTGAAGAAAAAATCAATGATTATCTTGTCGATTGTCGGGATTGCCCTGTTAATCATCGCAGGATTTATCGCAAAAGCAGTGACAGGCTCGAACAAAGATGACAAAGCAGCTTACGATACATATCAGGTGAAGACTGAAAGTCCGATTAAAGTGACGGGCAAGGTTTCGCCAGAATCTATTAAAACATATCAAAATAATGCCCAGTTAGGCGATTTCGTCAGTGTACAAGTCAATGAAGGACAACGTGTGACACAAGGGACCCCTCTAATCAACTACGACATTAACCCGAATAAACGCAATGAGTTATACCAACAAGTGCGTCAAGCAGAAGCGAAAGGCGATCAAACAGCCATCAATGAAGCGTGGAAACAATTGAATCAATACGATAGTCAAGTAAACGATAGTGTCTATGCGACGTTCAATGGGATTGTATCGGATATTAAAAAGACAAATGTGGGTAAAGGCGAACCGATTTTGAAATTAATCGCCGATGAACCTCAAATTAAAACGACGGTCTCGGAGTTTGATTTAAACAAAATCTCAGTCGGTGACGACGTGAATGTTACCGTGACTAGCACGGGTAAAAAAGGAAAAGGCAAAATTAAAAGCATTTCTGAACTCCCAACAAGTTATGACCAAGCTCAACAAGCAGGTGGACAAGGTGCGATGAGTGGAGCCGACCCAAGTGGAGATTCTGGAGAAGGACAAGCGATGACCGCGTCTAATCCGACGGAAACCAATCCAACTGGAGGAGATGACAGCGCGTCTTCAAAATATACTGTGATGATTGGGGACTTAGATTTTGATGTGCGTAACGGTTTCTCAGTTGAAGCTGAAATCCCCCTCGACACGATTAAACTCCCATCGTCTGTGCTGACGAAAGATGATCACGTGTATGTGGTGGATAAAGACGGTACAGTTGATAAACGACAAATTAAATATGATGACAATAATGGGGACCTCATTTTGAAAAAAGGTCTGAAGAAAGGTGACAAACTCATCAAAAATCCTGATAGCGATTTAAAAGACGGGAAAAAAGTTGAGGTGTCCTCATGATAGAACTCAATCATGTGAACCGAAGTTTTAAAAACGGCAACGAAACGAATCACATTTTAAAAGACATTCACTTACGAATCGATGCAGGTGAATTTGTGGCGATTATGGGGCCTTCAGGTTCAGGGAAAAGTACGCTTATCAATATTTTAGGGTTTATCGATCGCGGATACGAAGGCGACTATTTGTTTGACGGCCATAATTACCAACAACGTTCAGATAATGAACTGGCCGCCATCCGTAACCGTACCGTTGGCTTTGTGTTCCAAAACTTTAAACTGATTCAAAACAATACGATTTTAGAAAATGTGAGCATTCCCTTACTCTATGCCGGCCTTTCTGCAAGAGCCCGTAAAGAACGTGTGCGAGCGATGTTACATGAAGTTGGTCTTTACGATAAAGAACAACTTGTGCCGAACAAGCTTTCAGGAGGCCAACAACAACGTGTCGCTATCGCAAGGGCGATTGTTAATGAACCTAAGTTTATCATTGCGGATGAACCGACAGGGGCGCTAGACTCAAAGACTTCACAAGATATCATGACATTGTTTTTAAAGTTAAACAAAGAACAAGGTACAACCATGATTGTAGTCACGCATGATCCGAAAGTCGCCGCACAAGCCGATCGCGTCATTCATATTTTAGATGGTCGTATTCAAAAAGAAGAGGTGAACGTACATGAGTAACTTTAACAATATTATTCACGTTGCCTTACGTTCTATCCTGAAAAACAAACGTCGTAATATATTTACGATGATTGGGATTATTATCGGTATTGCCGCGGTCATTACCATCATGTCATTGGGAAACGGGTTTAAAGAAACCGCCAATAAGCAGTTCAATGATGCAGGGGCCTCTAAAAATACCGTGCTCATTGATTATATAGACAATCAAATGGCCGAAGGGAAACCCCCGGCGAACACGACACCTTTCACGGCCTCAGATTTAGATCTTGCCAAACAAGTGAAAGGGGTACAAGATGCGAAACTGAAGAAGAATGACCAAGACGGATTAAGCAGTGAAGCCCGGAGTGTTAATAAAAAATCTGACATCACGATTAAACCAAAAACGTCCGCACGTGAGACCCAACAAGGAAAAGGATTCACGTCTGATGATAACGAGACCTCAGACCGCGTCGCAACGATTAGTTCCGAAGTGGCTGACAGTCTGTTTAAAGGAGATGCGGTCGGCAAGACGATCTATATTGATGGGATGGGATTTGAAGTAGTTGGCATTCAAAATGAGATGGTCACACCGAATCTTGTTCAAATCCCTTCTAATACATTGAAACGTTATTTGCCGAACTTAACTTCCGCAACGCCGCAACTAGAAGTAAAGTTTAATGAAAGTATGAGCAAAAAAGACGTGGCCAATGCGGTCGCAGATAAATTAAACAAAAGCGGCTCGGCTGTGGGCAGCGGAACCTACCAATACACAGATATGGAAGCGCTCATGAAAAACATCAACAAAGTATTTGATGCGATTACGTACTTTGTGGCAGCGGTGGCAGGTATTTCCCTCTTTATTGCCGGCATCGGTGTCATGAACGTGATGTACATTTCTGTGGCGGAACGTACGGAAGAAATCGCCATTCGACGCGCATTTGGCGCAAAAGGACGTGACATTGAACTTCAATTTTTAATTGAAAGTGTCATTTTATGTTTAATCGGAGGCATCATTGGTTTAGTCATTGGAATAGCGATTGCCGCCCTCGTTGATGCGTTAACGCCAGATTATATTAAAAGTTCAGTTACCCTAGGATCAGTCCTCCTTGCGGTGGGCGT
It contains:
- a CDS encoding YIP1 family protein; protein product: MNHSNLLHIDAFEKKRHHPKLLRNLLLLIVLSIIAGILTPFVTDFTATFKEQGLPQEQIDGMTTIMPILTGIGVPFGNFFNWLIYFVIVLIIAKIAKSDVSVKSIWASTLLMLVILSVVAIVALLIQWMFGLKLPDINIASLNIFSPGQPQLAAINIQNILTAWLFGVILHSTCHLSKKWSAVLAVIHFIVVLSFSLFT
- a CDS encoding HlyD family efflux transporter periplasmic adaptor subunit, coding for MIILSIVGIALLIIAGFIAKAVTGSNKDDKAAYDTYQVKTESPIKVTGKVSPESIKTYQNNAQLGDFVSVQVNEGQRVTQGTPLINYDINPNKRNELYQQVRQAEAKGDQTAINEAWKQLNQYDSQVNDSVYATFNGIVSDIKKTNVGKGEPILKLIADEPQIKTTVSEFDLNKISVGDDVNVTVTSTGKKGKGKIKSISELPTSYDQAQQAGGQGAMSGADPSGDSGEGQAMTASNPTETNPTGGDDSASSKYTVMIGDLDFDVRNGFSVEAEIPLDTIKLPSSVLTKDDHVYVVDKDGTVDKRQIKYDDNNGDLILKKGLKKGDKLIKNPDSDLKDGKKVEVSS
- a CDS encoding ABC transporter ATP-binding protein, translating into MIELNHVNRSFKNGNETNHILKDIHLRIDAGEFVAIMGPSGSGKSTLINILGFIDRGYEGDYLFDGHNYQQRSDNELAAIRNRTVGFVFQNFKLIQNNTILENVSIPLLYAGLSARARKERVRAMLHEVGLYDKEQLVPNKLSGGQQQRVAIARAIVNEPKFIIADEPTGALDSKTSQDIMTLFLKLNKEQGTTMIVVTHDPKVAAQADRVIHILDGRIQKEEVNVHE
- a CDS encoding ABC transporter permease, whose translation is MSNFNNIIHVALRSILKNKRRNIFTMIGIIIGIAAVITIMSLGNGFKETANKQFNDAGASKNTVLIDYIDNQMAEGKPPANTTPFTASDLDLAKQVKGVQDAKLKKNDQDGLSSEARSVNKKSDITIKPKTSARETQQGKGFTSDDNETSDRVATISSEVADSLFKGDAVGKTIYIDGMGFEVVGIQNEMVTPNLVQIPSNTLKRYLPNLTSATPQLEVKFNESMSKKDVANAVADKLNKSGSAVGSGTYQYTDMEALMKNINKVFDAITYFVAAVAGISLFIAGIGVMNVMYISVAERTEEIAIRRAFGAKGRDIELQFLIESVILCLIGGIIGLVIGIAIAALVDALTPDYIKSSVTLGSVLLAVGVSSLIGIVFGWIPARAASKKELIDIIK